In the genome of Marispirochaeta sp., one region contains:
- a CDS encoding Gfo/Idh/MocA family oxidoreductase codes for MRKIRVAVIGTGFIGPVHAEAVRRNPDLAELTAIAGSSEETAAETASKLNVPFFSGDYKKVISREDVDLVHICTPNHLHFPMVKDCLNSGKHVLCEKPLALTSGEARELIQLAEKKNLKAAVNYNLRYYPMIQELKSRNSAMGPGQIFALQGSYLQDWLLHETDYSWRMESKLSGKTRAVADIGTHWMDLAQYVTGLKIEKVLAQFSRMFENRKKPVGGKDHTFDRGDAKKPSDYISYPVDTEDYAQILFSFEGGIVGNLTVSQVSAGYKNYMEYRQMGRDVSFSWNSESPNRVQIGHRDQANEILLKDPSLLQPRPASMSAYPGGHQEGYGDTLKFILRDFYSDILGRSVEGGASDYPSLQDGLSEMLLCEAIITSAEQGQWVEVGV; via the coding sequence ATGAGAAAAATTCGGGTCGCGGTTATCGGTACCGGCTTTATTGGTCCTGTGCATGCCGAAGCAGTGCGGCGGAATCCTGATTTGGCAGAACTTACCGCCATAGCCGGGAGTTCGGAAGAGACTGCAGCAGAAACCGCATCAAAATTGAACGTACCCTTCTTTTCCGGTGACTATAAAAAGGTAATTTCCCGGGAGGATGTGGACCTTGTTCACATCTGCACACCGAACCATTTGCATTTTCCTATGGTCAAGGACTGCTTGAACAGCGGTAAACATGTCCTGTGCGAGAAGCCCCTCGCCCTGACATCCGGTGAAGCACGCGAACTTATTCAGCTTGCGGAGAAAAAAAATCTGAAGGCTGCTGTCAACTACAATCTCCGCTATTACCCGATGATTCAGGAGCTTAAAAGCCGAAACAGTGCCATGGGTCCCGGACAGATTTTTGCCCTTCAGGGGTCCTACCTGCAGGACTGGCTGCTGCATGAAACCGATTACAGCTGGCGTATGGAATCAAAGCTGAGCGGTAAAACCAGGGCCGTGGCGGATATCGGAACCCACTGGATGGACCTGGCCCAGTATGTTACCGGCTTGAAGATCGAAAAGGTACTGGCTCAGTTCAGCCGCATGTTCGAAAACCGTAAAAAACCTGTAGGCGGAAAGGACCATACTTTTGACAGAGGGGATGCGAAAAAACCGTCTGACTATATATCGTACCCGGTGGACACGGAAGATTATGCCCAGATCCTCTTTTCCTTTGAGGGAGGTATCGTTGGAAACCTTACAGTGAGTCAGGTTTCAGCTGGTTACAAAAACTACATGGAATACCGCCAGATGGGCAGGGATGTCTCCTTTTCCTGGAATTCCGAGTCCCCGAACAGGGTGCAGATCGGTCACCGGGACCAGGCAAATGAGATTCTGCTCAAGGATCCGTCTCTACTGCAACCACGGCCCGCTTCGATGTCTGCCTACCCGGGAGGGCACCAGGAGGGCTACGGGGACACCCTGAAGTTTATTCTCCGGGATTTTTACTCAGACATATTGGGACGCAGTGTCGAAGGGGGAGCATCTGATTATCCCAGCCTGCAGGACGGGCTTTCGGAGATGCTTCTGTGCGAAGCGATAATTACAAGCGCCGAACAAGGCCAATGGGTGGAGGTCGGAGTATGA
- a CDS encoding ROK family transcriptional regulator: MIQPKMNQKELITPNTTAQIYNIIRHNGEINRMGITRISGVSKSTISLQINKLIKLGLVEEKTPPDSSQRKLKLRIREDLGYVAGVFLGITKLSIIIFNLDMQITCERVHYFDSISDPEQCNKEIIRQLKELCAEHGIQRLWGIGIGFPFPVNFREGKPDSPPNVPLWHDYPLRKIYEKEFGCPVLVDNDVNVMALGEGYKGCTTDESDFLFVKVGTGIGAGLIVDGKIYRGANGCAGDIGHIAVDGSAVRCHCGNKGCLEAVTGGKALAVRAMEIAENGESPYLKEVLTRKEQLTAGDINNGAIIGDLSCIQLIKDAGNAIGEVLAKLVSFFNPSSIVVGGGLSGFGNLFIGAIREAVIRRSLHLATYELNVCISELKEKSGPTGAGTLIIDHIFSSQEFTSTIKRNLTPG, translated from the coding sequence ATGATTCAGCCAAAGATGAATCAGAAAGAATTGATAACGCCGAATACCACTGCCCAGATTTACAATATCATTCGTCACAACGGCGAGATAAACAGAATGGGGATTACCCGGATAAGCGGTGTATCAAAATCAACAATCTCCCTCCAGATAAACAAGCTGATAAAACTTGGACTGGTAGAGGAGAAAACACCCCCCGACAGCAGCCAGCGCAAACTAAAGCTCAGGATCCGGGAGGACCTTGGCTATGTGGCCGGCGTATTTCTGGGCATCACCAAGCTCAGCATTATCATCTTTAACCTGGACATGCAGATTACGTGCGAACGGGTGCACTATTTTGATTCAATAAGCGATCCGGAACAGTGCAACAAGGAGATCATCAGGCAGCTGAAAGAGCTCTGCGCAGAACACGGAATACAGCGGTTGTGGGGTATCGGAATCGGCTTTCCCTTTCCGGTTAATTTCCGCGAAGGCAAACCCGACTCCCCGCCGAATGTACCGCTCTGGCACGATTATCCTTTGCGAAAAATCTACGAAAAGGAGTTCGGCTGCCCCGTTCTTGTGGACAATGACGTTAACGTAATGGCCCTCGGCGAAGGCTATAAAGGCTGCACAACCGATGAATCGGACTTTCTCTTTGTCAAAGTCGGAACAGGAATAGGCGCGGGCCTGATTGTGGATGGCAAAATATACCGGGGAGCCAACGGCTGCGCCGGAGATATCGGGCATATTGCGGTTGACGGAAGTGCCGTACGCTGCCACTGCGGCAATAAAGGCTGTCTTGAAGCCGTAACCGGAGGCAAAGCCCTTGCCGTCAGGGCAATGGAGATTGCCGAAAACGGAGAAAGTCCGTACCTGAAGGAAGTACTCACACGCAAGGAGCAGCTTACGGCAGGCGACATAAACAACGGCGCCATCATCGGAGACCTTTCGTGCATCCAGCTGATCAAGGATGCCGGGAATGCCATAGGAGAGGTATTGGCCAAGCTGGTCAGTTTTTTTAATCCCTCTTCCATTGTAGTCGGCGGCGGGTTATCCGGATTCGGAAACCTTTTTATCGGCGCCATACGGGAAGCTGTTATCCGACGATCCCTGCATCTGGCCACCTATGAACTGAATGTCTGCATTTCCGAATTGAAGGAGAAATCCGGTCCCACCGGGGCCGGTACCCTTATAATCGATCATATTTTTTCATCTCAGGAATTTACCAGTACCATAAAAAGGAATCTTACGCCGGGGTAA
- a CDS encoding phosphatase PAP2 family protein, whose translation MLDAISEGISILGEQYLFIAVSRVYLGVHWPVDVIAGLLLGILSAWGTYRILEPMLNDPRRLQTLLLWGIGLTIAISLTLFILEKTGALDPVKIRDFYKLSGTAAGAMAGCILEMRLVSFSTEAKAARKVLRYLLGLSVALLLLVGLKTILPAGNCLAFMRYLIVSLWLIFLFPWAGVKFRLFPRENGTKGIRTSSS comes from the coding sequence GTGCTCGATGCCATATCCGAGGGGATAAGCATTCTGGGGGAGCAGTATCTTTTTATCGCCGTAAGCCGTGTCTATCTGGGGGTTCACTGGCCTGTGGATGTTATTGCCGGGCTGCTTCTTGGTATACTGAGTGCCTGGGGAACATACCGGATTCTGGAACCCATGCTGAACGATCCCCGCAGGCTGCAGACTCTCCTTCTCTGGGGGATTGGACTCACCATTGCGATAAGTCTCACCCTCTTCATTCTTGAGAAAACCGGAGCTCTTGATCCCGTAAAAATTCGGGATTTTTACAAGCTCTCCGGCACGGCCGCCGGAGCCATGGCAGGCTGCATCCTGGAGATGCGGCTTGTCAGTTTCAGCACGGAGGCTAAAGCTGCACGGAAGGTGCTGCGTTACCTCCTGGGACTTTCTGTTGCTTTACTTCTCCTCGTCGGCCTTAAAACGATACTCCCCGCCGGGAACTGCCTCGCCTTTATGCGATACCTAATAGTATCCCTGTGGCTGATCTTTCTGTTTCCCTGGGCGGGGGTAAAATTCAGACTTTTTCCCAGGGAGAACGGGACAAAAGGCATCAGAACATCTTCATCATGA
- the phnD gene encoding phosphate/phosphite/phosphonate ABC transporter substrate-binding protein, with translation MKKTMLFILVLLAAAPIVFAGGAAEEAEAPVECSNRGLLDVMYCDEDMDLVADLPKDQSQWSDPDTLIFAYTPVEDPAVYLDIWQPFMDYLAEVTGRKVRFFSVDSYAAQVEAMRAGRLHIAGISTGPTPFAVNLAGYVPFAIMGGADGQFGYTLQVYVHADSNIYELKDLKGKRVAHTTPTSNSGNQAPTALFPDFGVVPGEDYEIEFSGSHENSALGVVAKDYDAAPVASEVVDRMAERGLFDPRDVRIIFETDPFPTTSYGHAHNLHPDLVKKIKEAFLTYKFAGTPLGEEFKVDGFIEITYKDQWAQIRKINEYNGIEYTFEGLK, from the coding sequence ATGAAGAAAACAATGCTGTTCATTCTGGTGCTGCTTGCAGCCGCACCAATAGTATTTGCCGGAGGAGCTGCGGAAGAAGCTGAAGCACCGGTAGAATGTTCAAACCGCGGGCTTCTGGACGTTATGTACTGCGACGAAGACATGGACCTTGTAGCAGACCTGCCCAAAGATCAGAGCCAGTGGAGCGATCCGGACACCCTCATCTTTGCCTATACCCCTGTCGAAGATCCGGCGGTCTACCTGGACATCTGGCAGCCTTTCATGGATTACCTGGCGGAAGTTACCGGGCGCAAAGTACGATTCTTTTCGGTAGATTCATACGCGGCCCAGGTTGAGGCCATGCGGGCCGGCAGACTGCATATTGCCGGCATCTCCACGGGACCTACCCCTTTCGCGGTTAACCTTGCAGGCTACGTTCCCTTCGCGATCATGGGCGGTGCGGACGGACAATTCGGATACACCCTGCAGGTCTACGTGCATGCCGACAGCAACATTTACGAGCTTAAAGACCTGAAGGGCAAGCGTGTGGCCCATACCACCCCCACCTCCAATTCCGGCAACCAGGCCCCCACTGCCCTGTTTCCCGATTTCGGCGTTGTTCCCGGAGAGGATTACGAAATAGAGTTCTCCGGCAGTCACGAGAACTCCGCCCTGGGGGTTGTCGCCAAAGACTACGACGCGGCTCCGGTTGCCTCGGAGGTAGTCGACCGCATGGCTGAACGGGGACTCTTCGACCCCAGGGATGTACGGATAATCTTCGAAACCGACCCCTTCCCCACTACATCCTACGGACACGCCCACAATCTGCATCCCGACCTGGTCAAGAAAATCAAGGAAGCCTTTCTTACCTATAAATTCGCCGGCACCCCTCTGGGTGAGGAGTTTAAGGTCGACGGTTTTATCGAGATTACCTACAAGGACCAGTGGGCCCAGATCAGGAAAATCAACGAGTACAATGGTATAGAATACACCTTTGAAGGACTCAAATAG
- the phnC gene encoding phosphonate ABC transporter ATP-binding protein: protein MLEIKDLVKSYGANEPVLKGLNFSTQDKHLTAIIGSSGAGKSTMLRCINRLVTADSGQILFEGVNLLTLRGKALQRARRKIGMIFQSYNLIDRLTVMENVLSGRLGYISFLRGAFRKFPQEDIDHAFALLKRVGLAQYVNKRCDELSGGERQRVGAARALMQNPSILLADEPTASLDPKTSERIMELIAQLTEELHLPVLINLHNVAQAKEYAARIIGLRGGVIVFDGTPDELIDEHLEKIYADRKELDDQRQQTRSSTDE, encoded by the coding sequence ATGCTGGAAATAAAAGATCTCGTTAAAAGCTACGGAGCAAATGAACCTGTATTGAAGGGTTTGAATTTCTCCACCCAGGATAAACATCTGACAGCCATCATCGGCTCCTCCGGGGCCGGTAAAAGTACAATGCTGCGCTGCATCAACCGTCTTGTCACCGCCGATTCGGGCCAGATTCTTTTCGAAGGGGTGAATCTGCTTACCCTTCGAGGCAAGGCGCTGCAGCGCGCCCGCAGAAAAATCGGAATGATCTTTCAGTCCTACAATCTTATCGACCGCCTTACGGTAATGGAAAACGTACTCTCTGGCCGCCTGGGTTACATCTCCTTTCTGAGGGGCGCCTTCCGTAAGTTTCCTCAGGAAGACATTGATCATGCCTTTGCCCTGTTAAAAAGAGTCGGTCTTGCCCAGTATGTTAACAAACGCTGCGACGAGCTCTCCGGAGGGGAACGGCAGCGTGTCGGCGCCGCCAGAGCACTGATGCAGAATCCCAGTATTCTGTTGGCCGATGAACCGACTGCTTCTCTGGATCCGAAGACCAGCGAGAGGATCATGGAACTCATCGCCCAGCTTACCGAGGAGCTGCATCTTCCGGTGCTTATCAATCTGCACAACGTAGCCCAGGCCAAAGAGTATGCCGCCAGGATTATCGGCCTTCGGGGAGGGGTTATCGTCTTCGACGGAACGCCGGATGAACTCATCGATGAACACCTGGAAAAGATTTATGCCGACAGAAAAGAACTCGATGATCAGCGCCAACAGACCCGGAGCAGTACCGATGAATAA
- the phnE gene encoding phosphonate ABC transporter, permease protein PhnE, translated as MNKSPGAGDSSAAHFRWKRPPFIANPLLRYGLLAAFLVYFVYVFNTLEVNPQRIARGIPRAMQIFSSAIPPDFSARGKLIFTGFVESIQITFLATFAGVLLSIPFAFAAARNIAILPVYGLGRGIIIVARSLHPVVLGVLFVKAVGFGAFAGVLTLIIYTLGFVGKLLAEAIEEIKHGQIEAVRSTGAGFFSVLVYAVFPQILPRLIGLTMYQLDINLRASAVIGLVGAGGIGNTLNSAFGRYDYGTASAILLVMIVIILFAESVSSKLRRFTK; from the coding sequence ATGAATAAATCACCCGGCGCCGGGGACTCCTCTGCCGCGCATTTCCGCTGGAAGCGGCCTCCCTTTATCGCGAACCCCCTGCTGCGTTACGGACTTCTGGCGGCCTTCCTGGTCTACTTTGTCTATGTTTTTAACACCCTGGAGGTAAATCCCCAGCGTATTGCCCGTGGAATACCCAGGGCCATGCAGATTTTTTCCAGTGCTATTCCGCCGGATTTCAGCGCCAGAGGCAAGCTTATTTTTACCGGCTTTGTAGAGAGTATTCAGATCACCTTTCTTGCCACCTTCGCCGGGGTTCTGTTAAGCATTCCCTTTGCTTTCGCGGCAGCGCGGAACATCGCCATACTGCCTGTCTACGGGCTCGGACGGGGAATCATTATTGTCGCCCGCAGCCTTCATCCGGTCGTGCTGGGAGTTCTGTTTGTTAAGGCTGTCGGGTTCGGTGCCTTTGCCGGGGTACTCACCCTGATTATTTACACCCTCGGTTTTGTGGGAAAGCTGCTTGCCGAAGCAATCGAGGAAATAAAACACGGACAGATCGAGGCCGTCCGCTCCACCGGGGCCGGCTTCTTTTCTGTTCTGGTGTATGCGGTCTTTCCCCAGATTCTGCCGCGGCTTATCGGGCTGACAATGTACCAGCTTGATATCAACCTCCGGGCTTCGGCGGTTATCGGCCTTGTGGGGGCCGGCGGTATCGGAAACACCCTGAATTCCGCCTTTGGCCGTTACGATTACGGTACCGCCTCCGCGATTCTGCTGGTCATGATCGTCATAATTCTTTTCGCTGAATCGGTCAGTTCAAAACTGAGGAGGTTCACGAAATGA
- the phnE gene encoding phosphonate ABC transporter, permease protein PhnE yields the protein MSNLTSSPLKEIGGESFRWERYTPLQRLRRFAGMFIVAGILLWTISTIDVFWPWVWSAPKEMQDMLYRMTPPNPRALPEILPALLETINIASVGTLLAIIIALPVAYFGARNVSPNRVTLAIARVIIVSSRSIDTLIWALLFVAILGPGPMAGVVAIGFRSIGFLGKLIGESIEEMDWGPMEALQASGASRGHIINYAIVPQIIPSFWAVAILRWDINIRESTVLGMVGAGGIGMLFQVAIDLFRWNTVSMVLVSIVVVVLFGEVVTGIVRRKII from the coding sequence ATGAGTAATCTTACCAGCTCTCCCTTAAAGGAGATCGGCGGAGAAAGTTTTCGCTGGGAACGCTACACCCCGCTGCAGCGGCTCAGGCGTTTTGCAGGAATGTTTATCGTTGCCGGAATTCTCCTCTGGACGATCAGCACCATCGATGTATTCTGGCCCTGGGTGTGGTCCGCTCCCAAGGAGATGCAGGACATGCTCTACCGCATGACGCCGCCGAATCCCCGGGCACTGCCGGAAATTCTGCCGGCCCTGCTCGAGACCATTAACATTGCCAGCGTCGGGACACTTCTGGCCATAATCATTGCCCTTCCGGTGGCCTATTTCGGCGCCCGCAATGTATCTCCCAACCGCGTAACCCTGGCAATAGCCCGGGTTATCATTGTATCCTCCCGGTCAATCGATACCCTTATATGGGCTCTGCTGTTTGTGGCCATTCTGGGGCCGGGACCGATGGCCGGTGTTGTTGCCATCGGTTTCCGTTCCATCGGCTTTCTGGGAAAGCTCATCGGTGAAAGTATTGAAGAGATGGACTGGGGACCGATGGAAGCCCTGCAGGCCTCCGGCGCTTCCCGGGGACATATTATCAATTACGCCATTGTACCCCAGATAATTCCCAGCTTCTGGGCCGTCGCGATCCTCCGCTGGGACATCAATATCCGTGAATCCACGGTCCTCGGCATGGTCGGCGCCGGTGGCATCGGCATGCTGTTTCAGGTAGCCATCGATCTGTTCCGCTGGAATACCGTATCCATGGTACTGGTTTCCATTGTCGTTGTAGTCTTATTCGGCGAGGTAGTAACCGGTATAGTGCGGCGTAAAATAATTTAA
- a CDS encoding patatin-like phospholipase family protein has product MKRKLPVLICTLICFLLNPVSAETDREEPKKKRPTVALALEGGGALGLAHVGVIKILEKAEIPIDIVTGTSMGAIVGGLYSIGFSVPELERLATETDWINLFSEYAVARNEDYRALEDWRRYFLSLGITNEETPTSGGLLSGNRILSYMDSLTWEVSDDLDFDHLPRRYRAVATDFTTGEEVVIDRGSLAEAMRASMGIPGVFAPYELEGRLLIDGGIVNNLPVDLARSMGADIVIAVDVEGGFSSQQGYLDLSPIENLSRTIDLILDANVTGQLEHADYVIHVPLESFTAADFQRSTDIMLTGQVRTEELLDELILLRKQIMQGQTGAESEHRIKEKQTITGFRYTGGTPEEQKIVRCTLEPLVGKVITPDILASRVVSIYTECSPQQIRIHRIPGEENILEVTIESRLPRKNSLRMGLSYGGTYSNSISSKLQVTQGLVLRDLLWPGLELSLDIELLGALGIEAGAYQAFGDRFFLETGTFVRKDFDTYYASDKDESAVDYIFYETEAQVEGTLGFYPYPGSRVYVGITREWIADTAALAYLPEFAERDILLARAGFDLLRLDSPLFPMRGGAVELQLQQGLPAAGSSREFRTLSARGEGHIPLGQFVSVGYLFDSGADFSGKVDSSDSAPFLHKPEIGGRRLFPNPLSADKRFGSLVLGNGIEVTARLNTFASTIPLPLFSRFHFAAGLIYQEFDSFRESDPLFHWSSSLGAGFRINDGFGVLLRGGLAGGDTGTLHPYFAIDLGTMRNRRQH; this is encoded by the coding sequence ATGAAGAGAAAGCTCCCGGTACTGATATGTACACTTATCTGTTTTTTGCTGAATCCTGTTTCCGCTGAGACCGACCGGGAGGAGCCGAAAAAGAAACGTCCCACCGTAGCTCTCGCCCTCGAAGGCGGAGGGGCCCTCGGTCTCGCTCATGTCGGTGTAATAAAGATACTGGAAAAGGCGGAGATTCCCATCGATATTGTCACCGGCACCAGTATGGGCGCGATAGTCGGAGGGCTCTATTCCATCGGATTCAGCGTTCCAGAGCTTGAGCGCCTGGCGACGGAAACTGACTGGATCAATCTGTTCTCCGAATATGCCGTAGCCCGGAACGAGGACTACCGGGCCCTCGAGGACTGGCGTCGTTATTTTCTATCCCTGGGAATCACAAACGAGGAGACTCCCACTTCCGGAGGGCTTCTCTCGGGAAACCGGATTCTCAGCTATATGGACAGCCTTACCTGGGAGGTTTCCGACGACCTGGATTTTGACCATTTGCCCCGGCGCTACCGGGCGGTAGCCACGGATTTCACTACCGGCGAAGAGGTCGTCATTGACCGGGGATCCCTGGCAGAAGCTATGCGGGCCAGCATGGGGATTCCGGGGGTCTTTGCACCTTATGAACTTGAGGGACGCCTTCTTATTGACGGCGGGATTGTCAATAATCTTCCGGTTGATCTGGCCCGATCCATGGGAGCAGATATAGTTATTGCCGTTGATGTGGAAGGCGGCTTTTCCAGTCAACAGGGCTACCTGGATCTGTCTCCCATCGAAAACCTTTCCCGAACCATCGACCTTATTCTCGATGCCAATGTAACAGGCCAGCTGGAACATGCGGACTATGTAATCCATGTACCCCTGGAGAGCTTTACCGCAGCGGATTTTCAGCGGAGCACGGATATCATGCTGACCGGGCAGGTCCGGACGGAAGAACTCCTGGATGAGCTGATTCTCCTCCGAAAACAAATTATGCAGGGACAAACAGGAGCGGAATCGGAACACCGGATTAAGGAAAAACAGACAATCACGGGATTCCGCTATACCGGAGGTACACCGGAGGAGCAGAAAATCGTTCGGTGCACTCTCGAACCCCTGGTGGGAAAGGTAATCACCCCGGATATACTGGCCAGCCGTGTGGTGAGTATCTACACTGAATGTTCACCGCAGCAGATACGTATTCACCGCATACCCGGCGAGGAAAATATTCTGGAGGTAACGATTGAATCCAGGCTGCCCCGTAAAAACAGTCTGCGCATGGGGCTCAGTTACGGAGGAACCTATTCGAATTCAATCTCCAGCAAACTGCAGGTTACTCAGGGCCTCGTTCTTCGTGACCTGTTATGGCCCGGACTGGAACTTTCTCTTGATATAGAGCTCCTGGGTGCCCTGGGAATCGAGGCAGGCGCCTATCAGGCCTTTGGAGATCGCTTCTTCCTTGAAACCGGAACATTTGTACGCAAGGACTTTGATACCTATTACGCCTCGGACAAAGACGAATCCGCGGTTGACTATATCTTCTACGAAACCGAAGCTCAGGTAGAGGGGACTCTCGGGTTTTATCCGTATCCCGGGTCCCGGGTGTACGTCGGGATTACCCGTGAATGGATTGCCGATACTGCCGCGCTTGCTTATCTGCCGGAGTTTGCCGAACGGGACATCCTGCTGGCCCGGGCGGGTTTCGATTTACTCCGCCTGGACAGTCCGCTCTTTCCAATGCGGGGAGGAGCTGTTGAGTTACAGCTTCAGCAGGGACTGCCGGCGGCAGGTTCATCCCGGGAATTCCGCACCCTGTCTGCCAGAGGAGAGGGGCACATTCCCCTGGGACAATTTGTATCTGTCGGCTATCTTTTTGATTCAGGAGCAGACTTTAGCGGAAAAGTCGACAGCTCCGACTCAGCTCCTTTTCTGCATAAACCGGAAATAGGAGGAAGACGTCTTTTTCCCAATCCCCTCTCGGCTGATAAGCGTTTTGGAAGTCTCGTATTGGGCAACGGGATAGAGGTAACCGCGCGTTTGAACACCTTTGCGAGCACAATTCCTCTGCCCCTCTTCTCCCGTTTTCATTTCGCAGCAGGGCTGATCTATCAGGAGTTTGATTCTTTCCGGGAAAGTGATCCTTTATTCCACTGGAGCTCCTCCCTGGGGGCAGGTTTCCGCATAAACGACGGTTTCGGTGTGCTGCTTCGCGGCGGATTGGCAGGAGGCGATACAGGCACCCTGCATCCCTATTTTGCCATAGATCTGGGGACAATGAGAAACAGAAGGCAGCACTAA